Proteins encoded within one genomic window of Rhizobium favelukesii:
- a CDS encoding ABC transporter permease yields the protein MSTMAVSPSAAGWRTLLGRRTMLTVGASILLFFILVAIAAPLIAPYDPILQDGNARLQLPSLLHPLGTDNFGRDILSRIIWGARIDLQIAVIGVAFPFLIGTVVGTVAGFFGGIVDAIFMRIVDIIMAFPFLVLMLSIITILGPGLGSFYIAMALVGWVSYARLIRAQILVLKNSDYAVAAVSLGFGRMRIMFRHLLPNAIAGSIVFSMSDAVLVLLSGAAVSYLGLGVQPPVAEWGVMVAEGQSFITTAWWITLFPGLSIVFLAFGFSIFGDAFGELLGVHE from the coding sequence ATGAGCACGATGGCCGTCTCACCCTCCGCTGCGGGCTGGCGAACGCTCCTGGGCAGGCGCACCATGCTCACCGTCGGTGCATCGATCTTGCTGTTCTTCATTCTCGTGGCAATCGCGGCGCCGCTGATCGCGCCGTACGATCCGATCCTTCAAGACGGCAATGCGCGCCTGCAATTGCCGTCTCTCCTGCATCCACTCGGTACCGACAACTTCGGTCGCGATATCCTCTCACGCATCATCTGGGGTGCACGGATCGACCTGCAGATCGCGGTGATCGGTGTCGCCTTTCCGTTCCTGATCGGCACGGTCGTCGGCACGGTCGCGGGCTTCTTCGGCGGCATCGTCGATGCGATCTTCATGCGGATCGTCGACATCATCATGGCCTTTCCCTTTCTGGTGCTGATGCTGTCGATCATCACCATCCTCGGGCCGGGCCTCGGCAGCTTCTACATCGCCATGGCTCTCGTCGGCTGGGTCTCATACGCACGGTTGATCCGAGCGCAGATCCTTGTCCTAAAAAACAGCGATTACGCCGTGGCAGCGGTCAGCCTCGGCTTCGGCCGCATGCGGATCATGTTCCGCCATCTGCTGCCGAACGCCATTGCCGGATCGATCGTATTTTCGATGTCCGATGCCGTGCTCGTCCTGCTCAGCGGCGCCGCTGTCAGCTATCTTGGGCTCGGCGTCCAGCCGCCGGTTGCCGAATGGGGCGTCATGGTCGCGGAAGGCCAGAGCTTCATCACCACAGCCTGGTGGATCACGTTGTTTCCCGGCCTTTCCATCGTCTTTCTTGCCTTCGGCTTCAGCATTTTCGGTGATGCGTTCGGTGAGTTGCTCGGAGTGCATGAATGA
- a CDS encoding dipeptide ABC transporter ATP-binding protein yields the protein MSASVLSVRGLTVKAHLDGETRTLLDAVSLDLAKGEILGLVGESGSGKSLFCCSLIRLLPSSRLRIEDGSILLEGRDLTAVSDAEMLDIRGSEIGMIFQNPTSHLDPVMRIGDQIAEGIRYHQGLDGRAARAAAIEILSQVGFPDPPRQYDSYPHEFSGGMRQRAMIGVALSCNPKILIADEPTTALDVTIQAQILQLLIELRDTRGLSIILITHDLGIVAQTCDRIAVMRNGRLLEQGPKRQILSHPQDPYTIKLIHSHPSMPDGAPVARRAALPTTPAVKPILEIDDLHVRFPVGGSLFRGSTAKTVSAVSGISLQIMPGETVGIVGESGSGKSTLSRAILGLTPISSGHISFEGADLALQKSASLAKLRREAAMVFQDPFNALNPRMTIGQTIGEVLAVRGEVPKADIPARIGELLDLVGLEREFAKRKPRSMSGGQCQRAGIARALAVDPKLIIADECVAALDVTIQAQIIDLFRELAASMNLTLLFIAHDLAIVRNLCARTIVMYRGEVVEDGPSEEVFARPKHPYTARLVAAIPDINPDRPLLGEIQTASDNILSIKRIP from the coding sequence ATGAGCGCCTCCGTCCTTTCGGTTCGCGGCCTCACGGTCAAGGCGCATCTCGACGGTGAAACGCGCACTCTGCTCGATGCCGTATCGCTCGATCTGGCAAAGGGTGAGATACTCGGGCTGGTCGGCGAAAGCGGTTCCGGCAAGAGCCTGTTCTGCTGCTCGCTAATCCGTTTGCTTCCATCCTCCCGATTAAGGATCGAAGACGGCTCAATCCTTCTCGAAGGGCGCGATCTGACCGCCGTCAGCGATGCCGAGATGCTCGACATCCGCGGCAGCGAGATCGGCATGATCTTCCAGAACCCGACGAGCCATCTCGATCCGGTGATGAGGATCGGCGATCAGATTGCCGAGGGCATCCGTTATCATCAGGGCCTCGACGGGAGGGCAGCCCGTGCGGCCGCGATCGAGATCCTGTCGCAGGTCGGTTTTCCAGACCCGCCTCGTCAGTATGACAGTTATCCGCACGAGTTCTCCGGCGGCATGCGCCAGCGCGCCATGATCGGCGTGGCGCTGTCCTGCAATCCGAAAATCCTGATCGCAGACGAGCCGACGACCGCGCTCGACGTGACCATCCAGGCGCAGATCCTGCAGTTGCTGATCGAACTTCGCGACACGCGCGGCCTGTCGATCATCCTCATCACCCACGATCTCGGCATCGTAGCGCAAACCTGCGACCGGATCGCGGTCATGCGCAACGGCAGGCTTCTGGAGCAGGGCCCGAAGCGGCAGATCCTGTCGCACCCGCAGGACCCCTACACGATCAAGCTCATTCACAGCCACCCGTCGATGCCGGATGGCGCTCCTGTGGCAAGACGCGCCGCTCTGCCGACGACGCCGGCGGTGAAGCCGATACTGGAGATCGACGACCTGCATGTGCGCTTTCCGGTCGGCGGCAGCCTTTTCAGGGGAAGTACGGCAAAGACCGTCAGTGCCGTCTCCGGCATCAGCCTGCAGATCATGCCGGGCGAGACGGTCGGCATTGTCGGGGAATCGGGCAGCGGCAAGAGCACGCTCTCTCGCGCGATACTGGGTTTGACGCCGATCTCCTCCGGGCACATCAGTTTCGAGGGTGCCGATCTTGCCCTGCAGAAAAGCGCGAGCCTGGCGAAGCTCAGGCGCGAGGCGGCCATGGTCTTCCAGGATCCGTTCAACGCCTTGAACCCACGGATGACCATCGGCCAGACCATCGGCGAGGTGCTGGCGGTACGTGGAGAGGTCCCGAAGGCGGACATCCCCGCGCGGATCGGAGAATTGCTGGATCTCGTCGGGCTCGAGCGCGAGTTCGCCAAACGGAAGCCACGCTCGATGAGCGGCGGCCAGTGCCAGCGCGCCGGGATCGCCCGCGCACTTGCCGTCGATCCGAAGCTGATCATCGCCGACGAATGCGTGGCCGCGCTCGACGTCACGATTCAGGCGCAGATTATCGACCTGTTCCGCGAGCTGGCAGCAAGCATGAACCTGACGCTGCTGTTCATCGCCCATGACCTGGCCATCGTGCGCAATCTCTGTGCGCGCACGATCGTCATGTATCGCGGCGAGGTGGTCGAGGACGGTCCGTCGGAAGAGGTCTTCGCGCGTCCGAAACACCCTTACACCGCTCGACTGGTGGCGGCGATCCCCGACATCAACCCGGACAGGCCGCTGCTTGGCGAAATTCAAACTGCCTCTGACAACATCCTATCCATCAAGCGCATTCCATAA
- a CDS encoding ABC transporter substrate-binding protein, with the protein MNRKWKSIGLAAFAAALSLSASFAEAAGVLSIGRREDSTTFDPIKSAQNVDNWVFSNVFDVLIRVDKTGTKLEPGLAESWTVSGDGLTYTFKIRDAKFSDGSPITAEDAAFSLLRIRDNKASLWSDSYKVVETAEATDPKTLTVKLKTPSAPFLSTLALPNVSVLSKKAVDAGEDAFAELPTASSGAFTVKEWRRGDRVILQKNPNFWQADRVKLDGVEWISVPDDNTRMLNVQAGQLDTAIFVPFSRVEELKKDANLNVLIDTSTREDHLLINHEHGALAKKEVRQALDMAIDKKAIVDTVTFGIGTVANSYIPKGSLYHYDDNYQYPYDPEKAKAMLAEAGASDLALNYVVNAGNEVDEQIAVLLQQQLSKAGVTVNLQKVDPSQSWDMLVAGDYDISVMYWTNDILDPDQKTTFVLGHDTNMNYMTRYKSDKVKDLVAAARLELDPKKREAMYVEIQKTAKDDVHWIDLYYSPYINVSRKNIENFYQNPLGRFFLEDTVKN; encoded by the coding sequence ATGAACCGGAAGTGGAAATCCATCGGGCTTGCGGCCTTTGCCGCTGCTCTCAGTCTCAGCGCCAGCTTCGCCGAAGCTGCCGGCGTGTTGAGCATCGGCCGTCGCGAGGACTCGACCACGTTCGACCCGATCAAGTCAGCCCAGAACGTCGACAACTGGGTGTTCTCCAACGTCTTCGACGTGCTCATCCGCGTCGACAAGACCGGCACCAAGCTGGAGCCGGGTCTGGCCGAGAGCTGGACCGTATCCGGAGACGGACTGACCTACACATTCAAGATCCGCGACGCGAAATTCTCCGACGGTTCGCCGATCACGGCCGAGGATGCAGCCTTCAGCCTTCTGCGTATCCGCGACAACAAGGCTTCGCTTTGGAGCGACAGCTACAAGGTCGTCGAGACCGCAGAGGCAACCGATCCGAAGACGCTCACTGTCAAGCTGAAGACGCCGTCCGCGCCTTTCCTGTCAACGCTGGCGCTTCCAAACGTTTCGGTACTGTCGAAGAAGGCCGTCGATGCTGGTGAGGACGCCTTTGCTGAATTGCCGACCGCGTCGTCGGGCGCATTCACCGTCAAGGAATGGCGGCGCGGCGACCGCGTCATTCTCCAAAAGAACCCGAACTTTTGGCAGGCGGACCGCGTGAAGCTCGACGGTGTCGAGTGGATCTCGGTGCCTGACGACAATACCCGTATGCTGAACGTGCAGGCCGGGCAGCTCGACACGGCGATTTTCGTGCCCTTCTCGCGGGTCGAGGAACTGAAGAAGGATGCCAATCTCAACGTACTGATCGACACGTCGACACGTGAGGACCATCTGCTGATCAACCACGAGCACGGCGCGCTCGCCAAGAAGGAGGTGCGTCAGGCACTCGACATGGCGATCGACAAGAAGGCGATCGTCGATACAGTCACCTTCGGCATCGGAACCGTGGCCAACTCCTATATCCCGAAGGGGTCGCTCTATCACTACGACGACAACTATCAGTATCCCTACGATCCGGAAAAGGCCAAGGCGATGCTGGCCGAGGCCGGCGCGTCCGACCTGGCGTTGAACTACGTGGTGAATGCCGGCAACGAAGTCGACGAGCAGATCGCCGTTCTTCTGCAGCAGCAGCTTTCCAAGGCCGGTGTCACCGTCAACCTGCAGAAGGTAGACCCGAGCCAGAGCTGGGACATGCTGGTTGCCGGCGACTACGACATTTCGGTCATGTACTGGACGAACGACATTCTCGACCCGGACCAGAAGACGACCTTCGTGCTCGGTCACGACACCAACATGAACTACATGACCCGCTACAAGAGCGACAAGGTGAAGGATCTGGTGGCCGCAGCCCGCCTGGAACTCGATCCGAAGAAGCGCGAGGCCATGTATGTCGAAATCCAGAAGACGGCCAAGGACGACGTCCACTGGATCGACCTCTATTACAGCCCCTACATCAACGTCTCGCGCAAGAACATCGAGAACTTCTACCAGAACCCGCTCGGCCGTTTCTTCCTCGAAGACACCGTGAAAAACTGA
- a CDS encoding heavy metal translocating P-type ATPase: protein MSIATDHSHGSHGHSHHHHGHVLSAGLLTANEKQAAAVQLTAAMIALSLLALGVAWRWLAPNEESVSQLLLAAASLIVAVPVIRSGWHSLRHPSLHGITDQLIALAMLAAWATGDLLTAALLPIIMIFGHVLEERSVIGSKEAMDALARLTRNHARLITSDGGMREVDNIVLEPGDLVEVRAGDRIPADGRVRKGQASLDIAPITGESVPLEVSTGMEVFGGAINLDGRLEIEVTRTGEHSTLGKVIALMQRAENSKPPITRLLERYAQQYLGFVLTVAAIAWFLTYNDQIMLAILVAACPCALVLSAPATAIAGIAVAARHGILIRSSAFLEELADLTSLVIDKTGTLTFGRLRLQEIRLTGNVDRDAVLALAASLGAASSHPVSRAMASLISHDAYYPLTNVREIQGLGVVAVGSAGEVALGRPELFEHICVGAPSVPLHDGPLAGISIDGDFVAWFLLSDTIKPEAADAMTELRALGLNRQLLLTGDRQSVAQALAREVGIDDVVAQALPADKLKRVLSETKNGFKPLVVGDGINDSLALKAGAVGIAMGAGGADIALASSDIILIGSDLRRLGTCIRLSRLCRQTLKTNVIMGLGWTIAIVALAGFGFLGTAGAVVAAILHNFSTMLVLANAGRMMRYDEPLTA, encoded by the coding sequence ATGAGTATCGCGACGGATCATTCGCATGGCTCCCATGGCCACTCGCACCACCATCATGGCCATGTGCTGAGCGCCGGCCTGCTGACGGCCAATGAAAAACAGGCAGCAGCCGTTCAACTTACCGCCGCCATGATCGCTTTGAGCCTGCTCGCTCTCGGGGTCGCATGGCGCTGGCTTGCACCGAACGAAGAGAGCGTCAGCCAGCTTCTGCTCGCGGCCGCCTCGCTCATCGTCGCGGTTCCAGTCATCCGGTCCGGTTGGCACAGCCTGCGCCATCCGAGCCTTCACGGCATCACCGATCAGTTGATCGCTTTGGCGATGCTGGCCGCCTGGGCGACAGGCGACCTTTTGACCGCCGCCCTTCTCCCGATCATCATGATTTTCGGACATGTGCTGGAGGAGCGCAGCGTCATCGGATCAAAAGAGGCGATGGATGCGCTAGCCCGCCTGACCCGCAACCATGCGCGATTGATCACCTCGGACGGTGGGATGCGAGAGGTCGATAACATCGTCCTGGAGCCGGGCGATCTGGTGGAGGTCAGAGCGGGAGACCGCATCCCTGCCGACGGTCGTGTCCGGAAAGGACAGGCAAGCCTCGACATCGCTCCGATCACCGGCGAATCCGTGCCTCTCGAGGTCTCTACCGGAATGGAGGTCTTCGGCGGTGCGATCAATCTGGACGGCCGCCTGGAGATCGAGGTGACCCGAACGGGCGAGCATTCCACCCTTGGGAAGGTCATTGCCCTGATGCAGCGCGCGGAAAACTCAAAGCCACCGATCACCCGGCTGCTGGAGCGTTACGCGCAGCAATATCTGGGTTTCGTCTTGACGGTGGCGGCCATCGCTTGGTTCCTTACCTACAACGACCAGATCATGCTGGCGATCCTGGTGGCGGCCTGCCCGTGTGCCCTGGTCTTGTCTGCGCCGGCAACGGCGATTGCCGGTATCGCTGTCGCGGCGCGGCACGGCATCCTCATCCGCAGCTCGGCATTTCTCGAAGAACTGGCGGACCTAACCTCCCTGGTCATCGACAAGACCGGTACCCTCACCTTCGGCCGGCTTCGGCTGCAAGAGATCCGACTGACCGGGAATGTGGATCGGGACGCCGTTCTGGCTTTGGCCGCATCCTTGGGCGCTGCCAGCAGCCATCCGGTTAGCCGAGCCATGGCTTCGCTCATCAGCCATGACGCATATTATCCGTTAACGAATGTCAGGGAGATCCAAGGCCTGGGTGTGGTTGCCGTCGGAAGCGCTGGCGAAGTCGCTCTTGGACGCCCCGAACTGTTTGAACACATCTGCGTCGGTGCTCCCTCTGTTCCTTTACACGACGGTCCGCTCGCCGGGATATCCATCGACGGAGACTTTGTCGCCTGGTTCCTCTTGTCGGACACCATCAAGCCGGAAGCCGCGGACGCAATGACGGAGTTGCGGGCGCTCGGGCTCAACCGTCAGCTTCTGCTGACCGGCGACCGTCAGTCGGTCGCGCAGGCTTTGGCGCGCGAGGTTGGCATTGATGACGTCGTGGCTCAGGCCCTGCCTGCCGACAAGCTGAAACGTGTCTTGAGCGAGACGAAAAACGGCTTCAAACCTCTTGTCGTCGGCGACGGGATCAACGACTCGCTCGCCCTCAAGGCCGGTGCCGTCGGGATCGCGATGGGCGCCGGCGGAGCGGATATCGCGCTGGCCTCTTCGGACATCATCCTGATTGGCAGCGATTTGCGACGGCTCGGCACTTGCATCCGCCTCAGCAGACTATGCCGACAGACTTTGAAAACCAACGTCATCATGGGCCTTGGCTGGACCATCGCGATCGTCGCATTGGCGGGATTTGGCTTTCTTGGAACGGCGGGAGCCGTCGTCGCGGCGATCCTGCACAATTTCAGCACCATGCTGGTGCTCGCCAATGCCGGCCGGATGATGAGATATGACGAACCACTGACGGCATGA
- the hflK gene encoding protease modulator HflK: MRTTRDRNSMAQYQAVHLVSLLLSAVMVLAAGGWATSNIREIAPQNRAVVLRLGALNRVQESGLLWALPAPFEKVLLLPASATVLEHPINGLLRSPAAQIGDADVSTQSDALAGSGYLLTADASVVQLDVRVFYRVTDPFAYALQQEHVLPALDRLATRSAVVICASRDLDSILVARPELVASDNGVAERRERLRADLVNSINSSLSALKSRGMGLGIEIDRADVQSALPATAVSAFDQVLTASQQAEQAIASAQNDAEKDRQAADQEADRIVQVAQAQSSERLAKARTDTATAIGFASAQGSDSDPGLLWRLYRDRVAKILSQAGSVVTVDPGDDARLILQGADK; this comes from the coding sequence ATGCGAACGACCAGGGATCGGAATTCGATGGCGCAGTACCAAGCTGTTCATCTGGTATCTTTGCTGTTATCCGCAGTCATGGTGCTCGCGGCCGGCGGCTGGGCGACATCCAATATCAGGGAGATCGCGCCACAAAACCGGGCTGTAGTCCTGCGCCTGGGCGCTTTGAACCGAGTGCAGGAATCCGGTTTGTTGTGGGCCCTGCCCGCGCCTTTCGAAAAGGTTTTGCTTCTTCCGGCGTCCGCCACCGTCTTGGAACACCCGATCAATGGATTGTTGCGCTCGCCCGCGGCTCAGATCGGCGATGCTGATGTCTCGACGCAGAGCGACGCCCTGGCGGGGTCAGGATATCTGCTGACGGCTGATGCCAGTGTCGTTCAGCTCGACGTCCGGGTCTTCTACAGGGTGACCGACCCGTTCGCCTACGCTCTACAGCAGGAGCACGTCCTTCCAGCGTTGGACCGCCTTGCCACCCGCAGTGCCGTTGTGATCTGCGCCTCAAGAGACCTCGACAGCATTCTAGTCGCGCGCCCGGAGCTGGTCGCCTCCGACAACGGCGTCGCCGAGCGGCGCGAACGTTTGCGGGCCGACCTGGTAAACAGCATCAACAGCAGTCTGAGCGCCCTGAAATCGAGGGGCATGGGCCTCGGGATCGAGATCGACCGAGCCGACGTGCAATCCGCACTTCCGGCAACCGCCGTCAGCGCGTTCGATCAGGTACTGACCGCAAGCCAGCAGGCAGAGCAGGCGATTGCGTCAGCACAAAACGATGCGGAGAAAGACAGGCAGGCCGCCGATCAGGAGGCCGACCGGATCGTGCAGGTGGCGCAGGCCCAATCCAGCGAACGGCTGGCAAAGGCGCGCACCGATACGGCCACCGCCATCGGCTTTGCAAGCGCTCAAGGGTCCGATAGCGATCCCGGTCTTCTCTGGCGCCTCTATCGAGATCGCGTTGCAAAGATCCTGTCACAGGCAGGCTCGGTGGTCACGGTCGACCCCGGGGACGACGCGCGCCTCATTCTGCAGGGAGCCGACAAATGA
- the hflC gene encoding protease modulator HflC produces the protein MTDAHAHPDSDHHDHHSHDRDETMPFRWSRLVVAIVIVSIILVAACLVQVQSGAATIITRFGNPMRVLTDPGLAFRLPIPLENTINVDLRARSTSSGLQDVGTKDGLRIIAQAYAIWQVPQDPDAIKRFVRSVQNQPDLAAAQIRTFLGSSLETAASNFDLSSLINPDPDKLRINALEAQLKAQITQQLLDTYGLQVVDIGIERLTLPAVTLNATVDRMRAERETIATERAAVGKRKAAEIRSAAERDARVLQADATVKAADIEARSRVEAAQIYGAAYKSAPELYELLRSLDTLGTIVNSNTRLVLRTDAAPFRALVDGPPKVSSTGEAH, from the coding sequence ATGACCGACGCACATGCTCATCCGGACTCAGACCATCACGATCACCATTCTCACGATCGCGACGAGACCATGCCGTTCCGATGGTCTCGTCTGGTCGTCGCAATCGTGATCGTATCGATCATCCTGGTGGCCGCCTGCCTCGTGCAGGTCCAATCGGGGGCCGCGACCATCATCACCAGATTCGGCAATCCGATGCGTGTTCTGACCGATCCTGGCCTGGCGTTCCGGCTTCCCATTCCCTTGGAGAACACCATCAATGTCGATCTACGCGCCAGATCGACATCGAGCGGCCTTCAGGATGTCGGAACAAAGGATGGATTGCGCATCATCGCGCAGGCCTATGCGATCTGGCAGGTGCCGCAGGACCCGGATGCAATCAAGCGCTTCGTTCGCTCGGTCCAGAATCAACCTGATTTGGCAGCAGCGCAAATCCGCACGTTCCTTGGATCGTCGCTCGAAACTGCCGCCAGCAATTTCGACTTGTCGTCGCTGATCAATCCCGATCCCGACAAGCTCCGGATCAATGCGCTGGAAGCGCAACTCAAAGCCCAGATCACACAGCAATTGCTCGACACTTACGGCTTGCAGGTTGTCGATATCGGCATCGAGCGCCTGACCTTGCCCGCAGTGACGTTGAATGCCACGGTCGACCGCATGCGGGCCGAGCGCGAGACGATCGCCACCGAGCGCGCGGCGGTCGGCAAACGCAAGGCAGCCGAGATCCGCTCCGCAGCCGAACGCGACGCGAGAGTTCTGCAGGCGGACGCGACCGTGAAAGCCGCCGACATAGAGGCCAGATCCCGTGTCGAAGCGGCACAGATCTACGGGGCTGCCTACAAAAGTGCCCCGGAGCTTTATGAACTGCTCCGCTCCCTCGATACGCTCGGGACGATCGTCAATTCCAACACACGCCTTGTCCTGCGCACGGATGCTGCACCTTTTCGGGCTTTGGTCGATGGACCGCCCAAGGTCTCGTCAACAGGCGAGGCGCATTAG
- the hflK gene encoding protease modulator HflK — MATPKTNCDETQRPSDFKDRADFQLAAAHAHDLASQGFSMSIFAALLLFGALIANTFSLNAIWIAFFCNNAAALVLFGAGLRSAYDVVQWRQQKAGLPSRPLARPMRWFVAFVSSPWSFPNTEEPDRFERWTGSALSVGQALFLRIGARPLWVFGLSLLACLIVSSDWTLTTDDITIGTPAFLIVAACLAFAFFLLVTERRLAAIDAEEWPEASTISQLARVPIFVLVMSCFCLFLSARGSGLSVKLLAALGGFIALVGLEFLLRAIVSMFRPQNNNREPSLITNSLVANLLQWPPQPWIGIQTELRTRHGIDLRQIWAFSFIRKAAPAIVLGTIVLGWLLSGVREIPMTGRGVYERFGKAEAILHSGLHIGLPWPFGRVVLLDNGSVHELATSVSTADGNEPPTNAEGPAPESANRLWDASHISEKSQVIASGTGGKQSFQIVNMDVRFVYRIGLSDRAAMKAAYRVADLPGLIESTANRVLVHDFAKRTLNDVLSEGRLSLANDVASAVQKNMDELNSGIEILAVIIEAIHPPAGAANAFHGVQAAQIGAETLVARERGTAAEQTNEAQLNASLRQDSATAAARENIAASQVAKLRFQADQSAYRLAGQAFLTEEYFNQLTLGLSRAKALVLDHRIGASIAPTFDLRNMILPVDPDTNQDTRAKPSTPYQSEETSP; from the coding sequence ATGGCAACGCCTAAAACGAATTGCGACGAAACGCAGCGCCCCTCTGACTTCAAAGACCGCGCAGACTTCCAACTTGCGGCGGCTCACGCGCATGATCTTGCAAGTCAGGGCTTCAGCATGTCGATTTTCGCAGCTCTGCTGTTGTTCGGCGCTCTGATTGCCAACACATTCAGTCTGAACGCAATCTGGATCGCTTTCTTCTGCAATAACGCGGCTGCGCTTGTCCTGTTCGGTGCTGGACTACGATCCGCCTACGACGTGGTCCAATGGCGTCAACAGAAAGCCGGGCTGCCCAGCCGCCCGCTCGCTAGGCCGATGCGGTGGTTCGTCGCTTTCGTGAGTTCGCCGTGGTCGTTCCCGAACACGGAGGAGCCTGATCGCTTTGAGCGCTGGACCGGGAGTGCATTGTCCGTAGGCCAGGCGCTCTTCTTGCGCATCGGCGCCCGCCCGCTCTGGGTGTTCGGCCTTTCGCTGTTGGCATGCCTCATCGTGTCTTCCGACTGGACTTTGACGACGGACGACATAACGATCGGAACGCCGGCCTTCCTCATCGTCGCGGCCTGTCTGGCATTCGCCTTCTTTCTGCTGGTGACGGAGAGGAGGCTCGCCGCCATCGATGCCGAGGAATGGCCGGAGGCAAGCACAATTTCACAATTGGCACGCGTGCCGATTTTCGTGCTCGTCATGTCTTGCTTCTGCCTCTTCCTGAGCGCCCGCGGATCGGGATTGTCCGTCAAGCTCCTGGCGGCGCTGGGCGGCTTTATTGCTCTTGTCGGGCTCGAGTTTCTACTCCGCGCGATCGTCTCGATGTTCCGCCCGCAAAACAACAACCGCGAGCCGTCGTTGATCACCAACAGTCTTGTCGCGAACCTCCTTCAATGGCCGCCTCAGCCCTGGATTGGCATCCAGACGGAATTACGCACCAGGCACGGTATCGATCTTCGCCAGATTTGGGCCTTTTCATTCATTCGCAAGGCCGCTCCCGCAATCGTTCTCGGAACGATCGTTCTGGGCTGGTTGTTGAGCGGCGTCCGCGAGATCCCCATGACTGGCCGGGGCGTCTATGAAAGGTTCGGCAAGGCCGAGGCAATCCTGCATTCCGGTCTTCACATCGGCCTTCCCTGGCCGTTTGGCCGCGTCGTTCTCCTCGACAATGGCAGCGTGCACGAACTGGCCACCTCCGTCAGCACGGCGGATGGCAACGAGCCGCCGACGAATGCCGAGGGACCAGCGCCAGAAAGTGCCAACCGGCTGTGGGATGCCTCGCACATCAGCGAGAAATCGCAAGTCATCGCCAGCGGCACTGGTGGCAAGCAAAGTTTTCAGATCGTCAACATGGACGTGCGCTTCGTCTACCGCATTGGTCTTTCGGATCGGGCCGCGATGAAGGCGGCCTATCGGGTTGCCGATCTGCCAGGATTGATCGAGAGCACCGCAAACCGCGTCCTCGTGCATGACTTTGCCAAAAGGACGCTCAACGACGTCTTAAGCGAAGGCCGGTTGTCGCTGGCGAATGATGTTGCCTCGGCGGTCCAGAAAAATATGGATGAGCTGAACAGTGGCATCGAAATCCTGGCGGTCATCATCGAGGCCATCCATCCTCCCGCCGGCGCGGCCAACGCCTTTCACGGGGTCCAGGCGGCGCAGATCGGCGCGGAAACGCTGGTGGCCCGGGAGCGGGGAACGGCAGCCGAACAGACGAATGAGGCTCAATTGAATGCCAGCCTCCGACAGGACAGCGCCACAGCGGCTGCAAGAGAAAACATAGCGGCTTCGCAAGTCGCAAAGCTGCGCTTTCAAGCCGATCAGTCGGCCTACCGTTTGGCGGGGCAAGCATTCTTGACAGAGGAATACTTCAATCAGCTGACACTGGGGCTATCGCGCGCGAAGGCTCTCGTCCTCGATCACCGCATCGGCGCAAGCATCGCTCCGACCTTCGATCTTCGAAACATGATCTTGCCGGTCGATCCAGACACAAACCAAGACACACGTGCAAAGCCCAGCACCCCCTACCAAAGTGAAGAAACCAGCCCATGA